The following are encoded together in the Diabrotica undecimpunctata isolate CICGRU chromosome 7, icDiaUnde3, whole genome shotgun sequence genome:
- the LOC140446605 gene encoding protein FAM200C-like, whose amino-acid sequence MARSFGDEKMAKTFECVSISHQTISRRVDKLNTHVFKKMVDTVRDCLYYSLALDESVNITDKNQLLIFVRCISEDFCVPEELLKLHHIEGFQKCSCVCNDGAKTMTGRIKRLAGLLLENCVNCVMFHCIIHQEALCGKIIKINDTMKTVVQKVNSLRGGNRAQRHRKFTSFLEELNTEYKDVLHI is encoded by the coding sequence ATGGCGCGATCCTTTGGAGATGAAAAGATGGCCAAAACTTTTGAATGTGTTTCAATTTCCCATCAAACTATATCTAGAAGAGTTGATAAGCTGAATActcatgtatttaaaaaaatggtcgaCACAGTTCGTGATTGTTTGTACTACTCCTTAGCCCTGGACGAATCTGTTAATATTACTGACAAAAatcagctattaatttttgttagatGCATCAGTGAAGATTTTTGTGTACCTGAGGAACTTCTAAAACTGCACCACATTGAAGGTTTTCAAAAGTGCTCTTGCGTTTGCAACGACGGAGCAAAAACAATGACCGGACGCATAAAAAGATTGGCTGGACTTTTGCTGGAAAATTGTGTTAACTGTGTTATGTTTCATTGCATTATCCATCAAGAGGCTCTCTGCGGAAAGATCATTAAAATCAACGATACTATGAAAACTGTAGTGCAGAAAGTAAACAGCTTAAGAGGAGGAAACAGAGCTCAGCGGCACCGAAAATTCACCTCTTTCTTGGAGGAATTAAATACTGAATATAAGGACGTCCTCCACATTTAA
- the LOC140446604 gene encoding protein FAM200B-like, with product MSAPKKKCRQYSTEYLKYGFIELPGNKNLPLCLICAKSLSNESMKPPRLMDHLKRIHSDKSDRPVQYFAELKAKYERRVTVGSLIAKATKKNDKGLLASYKVSFLIAKSGKPHTIGEELILPAVNEIVDTMWGPSQASQVTDAVSLSNNTVSRRIDEMGANVEDVLCNKLKSREFTVQLDESTLSYSTALLQYVPFIGDNGEMAEEMLFVMFKI from the exons ATGTCAGCACCTAAAAAAAAGTGCCGGCAGTACTCAACGGAGTATTTGAAATATGGATTCATTGAATTGCCAGGGAATAAGAATCTACCATTGTGTCTCATTTGTGCAAAATCTTTGTCAAACGAATCCATGAAGCCGCCTCGTCTTATGGATCACTTGAAGAGGATTCATTCAGATAAGTCAGACAGACCCGTCCAATATTTTGCG GAGCTCAAGGCAAAGTATGAAAGGCGAGTTACTGTTGGATCATTGATTGCAAAAGCTACCAAGAAAAACGACAAGGGTTTACTTGCTTCCTACAAGGTATCATTCTTAATAGCAAAAAGTGGCAAGCCGCACACAATTGGAGAAGAACTCATCCTTCCAGCTGTCAACGAGATAGTTGATACTATGTGGGGACCCAGTCAGGCCAGCCAAGTAACAGATGCAGTTTCTCTCAGCAATAATACTGTCTCCAGAAGGATTGATGAAATGGGAGCGAATGTCGAAGATGttctctgcaacaaattgaaaagcagAGAGTTTACTGTGCAACTTGACGAGAGTACCCTGAGTTACAGCACAGCTTTGCTCCAATATGTCCCATTCATTGGCGACAATGGAGAAATGGCCGAGGAAATGCTATTT gttatgtttaaaatttaa